The nucleotide sequence GCATAATTGGCCGCATTTACGGGTTGTCCTGCATTGATACGCCCCGCTTCTCCAGGTGTAACATCGGTCGTAACATTTGCACCATTTGCATTGTAATAAATAATGCCACCACCGCCACCACCGCCAGGACCATGAAGATCAACAGTAGTACTATGCCCGCCGTTACCGCCTTTAGCTTGGATATAAAGATTGCCTGTACTGGGTTCTTTTACATTGATAAAAACAGATCCGCCAGCACCGCCACCACCAGCACCATCTCCACTACTTGCTACTGCTCCCGGCTCTCCTTTTCCACCATTTGCTAAGATAAAACCATTTCCCGCAATTTTATTGGCTGTGATAATTACGATTCCGCCACCAACGCCACCGCGTGCACCATCACCTGAGTTATTTGCATCACCAGCACCGCCGCCACCGCCCATAAACAGCAATCCGTTATTTACATTACTTGGTAATGCAACTCCCGGACGACCACCCGTTTGAAGACTAAGTAAATTATTTCTATTATTCGTCTGAGGGTTTTCGTTTGCCAAAGGCCAACCATACCCACCAGCACCACCAAAACCACCATTTCCGCCGCCGCCGCCGCCAGCATTATGCACATTTCCGCCGCCGCCAGCATTTGCAGGAGCTCCTTTTGCATAATCACCGTTGGGGTAACCTTGCCATGTGGCTCCTTGATCTAAGTATTCATATCCATCCCACACGTATCTGGGTGTACCTGCGATTCCTTCACCTTTTGTACTACCGCGGTTATTTGTTCCTGCTATTGCAGATCGATAGTCGGTATATTGTATATTTTCAATACTTCGCGAAGGCAAAAACCCACCTCTAAAACCAGTTAGCGATGCATTTATCGTTTTGCCATTAAAATTTAATGTTCCAGCAACATCAATAGCAATTAGCCCGCCGGCTCTTCCGTTCCATGGTGTGGTTTTTATGTCGGAAGTTAAGGTTAAATCGGAATATTGCATTAAACGAACCACTTGAAAACGTTTCACTCCTTGAGAGGTAGTTGCAGGTTTATTTTCGTATGAATATAATAGTCCGCCACCTGAACCGGCAGCTTTAAATCTTAATTCCCCACCTGATGACGTTACATTGTTCAAAGCTACCATATATTCGTAACGCCCTACATTATTGAGATTGAGATATCCAGAACCATTATTTGCGGCGTTTCCTGATCCATAAAGGTTTGTATTCGCACTATTTATAGTTGCTCCTTGAATTTGAATAATAAGCAATAAATCGCCTTTAGAAATTTGATTATTTCCAAAGTCATATAAAACGCCACCCACCAAAAATGGAGATGGAATGGCATCTAATGTAAAAGAGGTTGCTCCTGCGTTTACTGTAATATCATTCCCCATACCTGGAAAAAAAGAGTTTCTGGGCTCAGGAAATTCTTGCACACCATCTGACCCTGGCGTGGCACAAACTGGTTGTTGCTGGGCATTGCTCGCAGATATAACAAAGAACAAAATGGTTAACAAAAACCCGTTGATTCTGCTTTTTTTGTTTGCTTTTGAAAAAAGATTCATACTTTTTTTCATTACTTTTAAGTGAAATTTATTTTTTTCCTACTTGTATTAAAGTGTAAAAAAATTCTGTTTAAAACACTTTTTTAAGATGTATTGCCTTAATTATTATTCAGTTACTCTCTAACAACAAATACAATATTCATATAGGAAACGTTACTTGCATTTGAAATGATACTGTATGTTAATTCACCACTTGCATTGATGCTTAAATTAGAAAAAACAGCGGTATCATAATAGGTTATGTAGTAATATAATTCATTACTTCCATATACCGGAATATCTGCAGGTGCTCCAGTGCTCGCAACGATTCCGCCATTATAGGGCATAGAGTAACCAGCTGCTCCATGAGCAATATTGTAAGTTGTGCTTCCGGCACCAGCTTGTCCGCCCTGGAATTGTTTCACATATTCATCGTACAAATTTCTTGTTAAATTAGTACCATTGGCAGATGTATCAAAAATCACTGCGGGCATATAAAAAAAACGCGGAGCTTGTCTTACTTGTTTTACTACGCCAGTTGCTGTAGCTACTAATGCTTTATCTGCTGTAACACCTGTTGGTAAACCCGATATGGTTAATGCTGTTCCGCCAGTTGCTATGGTTAAAGGATTTGCATTTTGGGTTATCGTTGTGGCTTTATTTAGATTTCCTCCTAATTCAACGGTTGTTCCATTAAGATTTAAACCGTTATTTGCAGTAGTTACGGTTGCAGCTGGTAGAGAAGCTGGCGTCCAACTTCCCCCATTGTACTGTAAAACTTGAGCATTTGTGGGAGTTGTTGCTGATATATTCTGTCCTCTTAATTGATTTGCATTCCATAAAGCTGCTGTATTATTAACTTGTAAACTTGTGTCGGTTCCGTTAACAACTGCATTAGATCCATTTGTAATAACAACTGCATTCGTTGCTGACCCATTGCTTGAAGCCGTGGTTAAACTATTTCTCGATATACCTATGTTGGGTGCAGTACTTGTTCCAGAATTTGTAATGGGAGCAGTAACTGATAAAGATGATACCGAGGAAGGCAGTGCACTCCACACGGCATTTCCTGAGCCATTGGTTGTTAAAACCTGACCATTTGTACCCGGAGTTATTTTAATAGGCGCAATTCCTTTATCATTTATACCAACTGTTGCTGCGTTTAACAAAGCTCCGGTTCCAGACCCTGAAGCAATTCTAATCCCGTCTGTTACACTTAGGTCTGCTTTATTACTAATCACCGAAGGTGTAATAGCTGCAGGCGTCCATGCTGTTCCGTTATAGGTTAAGACTTGGTTGTTGTTTGGGGCGGTAGTAGCAACGGGAATGCCTTGAATTTTCTCTACAACGTTTGCTCCTAACGTTCCGGTTACATCGCCTGCCAATGCCAATGCCGAAGCATCGTTATTTGCGAGTAATCGTTTCCAAAAACTATTAATTGCTGTTCCATCGGTCGTCCAATAATAATATCCCGGTGTGATGGTTGTCCCAACAGTTGCGGTATTGTACACCAACAATGAATTGGTTTTATCAACATTTGTAGCTGTTTCTCCTTTAACGGGTAAAAAATCTGTTAAAGAGGCTAATTGTACTCTTGGAATTAACAAACCTTTGGTTTCGGACTGCATATCGATTACCGAAGCCTTACTTGGTTCATTGGTTCCAAATCCTTGCTGTGCATAGAGCCCTTTTGCACTAAATAATAATGCAAAAGTGAGGGCTATATGAATTTTTTTTGCTTTATACATAAGCAATAATTGATTTTTTTATTAGTTTCTACCTACAACTTCCCAAGCGGTGCCGTTCGATTTTACAATCCAACCTTGATACGGCAAACTACCATAAGTAAGCGTTGTACCACCCGTCTCGCGAATATTCAAATAGTAATCTGGTTCTGAAGTATTTGCTATTTTAACGTTTACAACCTGACCTTTGTTATCTGCTGAAGGTGTTGGCAATGTAATGTCGATATCTTCAGAAGCACCAATTGTTGCTGAAATTGTTATTTCTTGTACAAAACTATTGTACCCTGCAATTGCAGTTACGGTTTGGCTTGCTGTAACATCTACTGCAATAGAACGAACAGCTTTTCTTAAAACACCGGTTGCACCTTCTGCATACATCACTTCGCTTGCTGCTGTGGGAACGATTAATCCTTCTACTGCTAAGGTGTTCGATGCACCTGCTGTTTTAATTACTGTAGCTGCTTCGTTTAATGTTCCTCCTAAAATAATATCTCCATCGGTAGCTTTGCTGATACCATTATCCACCAAAACCAAACTGGTTGGTGCTGTTGGTGTCCACTCGTTTGTAGTGTTGTTAAAAGTCATCACCTGATTTGCAGTTGGTGCTGTTGCTGATACTGCTGTTCCTTGAATTGCAGCTACGTTGGTGTCGTTTAAAGGTCCGGTTACATCGCCAGATAAAACAACATTACTTTCATTAACGGATAGTGAGCCGTCTGCTGCAATGGTTATTTCTTCGCCAGTAGCCGCCGATTGTTTTACAACACCTAAACTAGTAGCCGAAGCTGTTGCAATACTCACCTCATAATCGGTGCCGCCGTTTGCATTTGCTGTTCCTGCATCTTTTGCCAATGGTGCTTCAAAAATGTAATTATCTTTATTGGCTAACGCACTTTGATTAATCCAAGCAACCTCTCCATTGGAATTGGTAACCATCACTTGGTTTACTGTACCACCTGTATTGGTTGTAGAACCTGGCGCTTGTATATCTTCTGCCTCAATGGTACCGTTTAGTATTTTTTCAGATGTAATGGCGTTATCGGCTATTCCTAAGGTTACATCGGCCAATACACTTTTAGCTACTGAAGTATCTGTTCCCACTGTTGTTCCCGCAGTAACGGTAATTCCAGATCCTGTTAAGGTTTTCCCTGCTGCATCTGCAACTGTTTCATAAGATACACCACCTGAGCCATCTGCTGTTGGAATCATCCCTGCATCTACATTTGCACCTGTTGCTGCATCTTTAGATTGCATTTTATCTGCAGTAACAGCTCCATCTGTTAATTCCACATTGCCTATTGAACCTTGTTTAATACTTAATCGGGTTGCTACCAAAACGGCATTTTCTAAAGAAGTTATATTAGAAGTATTATCGCCTACAACAATTTTACCATCGGTTGTTAAATCTTCACCGGCTGCAGCTGCAATGGTTTGATAGGTTACTCCTCCTGTTCCATTTGCTGTTGGAACGGTGTTTGCCGGAGCGGTTGCAGTAACTGCACCTGTTGCATCGGTCACCGTAGATGTCATTTTATTTGCTGATACCGATCCTTCTGCTAAATCAGCATTTTCTACTGCTCCATTAATAATGTTTTCAGATGCTACTGAATTATCTGCCAACTCTGAAGCCCCAACTGCATCTGGTGCAATTTGTTGCGCTGTGATGGCATCGTCCTTAATTTTTAAATATGTTGGTGTAAGTACAGCACCGTCTAATTGGTTGGCTGTGGCATTAGAAGCGGCAGTATTGTCTGCCCCCACGCCAATGATATTATCGGTTGTTAACGTTTTACCAATTGCTGTGGAAGGATTTTGGTATTGCACTTCGGTGGTTCCCGCATTGTCAACAACTGTTGCAATTTGACCCACTGTTGCCGCTCCAGGATTTAATTTTTCCGGACCGATTGATCGGTTGTTAACTCCTAATTCCACATCTTTTAACAAGCTGTTTGCAATGGCTGTATCGGCACCGTTTAATGAAATAATTCCACCAACGCTTGAAAGTTCTTTCGCTGTTAAATTATCTGCTGCAATAGCATCTTCAATCAACGTTTTTGGAGCAACTTGCTTTAAGATACCATCTGTTCCCATCACCATGATGTTTTGTGTTGCTGGATCAAAACCTGTTGTATCTAAAACTTCTAAACCAGTAATAGCTAATGTTTTTCCTGTAGTTGGATCTGTTACAATTTCTGTACCCGAAGTATCGGTTAATGTACCACCTATTCCAATTTCATTAGTCACAGCACCCGTAGTTGGGTTGGTTACGGGAGTAATTGTAATTCCGTTTACACCGCTAATAAATGCAGAGGCATCTACCCATTTTGATTCTAATTCATTTGTTGTTGGATTTTCAACCGTTACCAAAACTTGCCCTTGGGTACCTTCTGCCACGCCAACTGTATAAGTGGTTGTGATGCCATCTGCTGAAACCGAAGAATCGACTTGTACATTTGTACCTGCAACAACTTTGGTGATTTTTTCTGATGTGGTTGATACTATACGCACCCATCTATTGGTATCCCAATAATAAAAACCTGGTGTAACTGCTGTTGCTCCCGCGCCCGCAGTAGCTTGGTTATACACTAATAATGACTGTGCAGGAATTTCTGTAACAGGTGATTGATTATCGGTTGCTACTAAATTTAAACGTGGAATTAACATACCGCGCTTCGACGAAACCACATCAACCGCTGCAGATTTATCTGGTATATTGGTTCCAAAACCTTGCTGTGCAAACGTATTTGTTGTTGCTAACATTGCAAAAGCAACACATGCTGATAGTAATAATTTTTTCATTTTGATAATAGATTCTAAATTAGTTTAGTTATTTAATATGTATTTGTTTTTAAAATTTTTCAACGATTTTCCAAACAGTTCCGTCTGAAACAAAGTTCCAACCTGAATAAGGCAGTGCGGTATATAGACCTCCCGGCACTCCTTCAATAGCCCCAGAAACATTCACAAAGTTGCTTTCGTTATCATCATATTTTTTAATAGTGAATTTTTTTCCTTTGTTGTTTTGTGGATTGGGCAACGAAATCGTAACCGTATTTGCGCTTGCATCAGCAAACAGTACCACGTCTCCTATCGTGGCATTGTAATCTTGGTTTACTTGTTTTATTCCGTTCAATGCTTCAAAGTTTACTGACAATTCACCCGATTGACTAATCAATACAGAAGGGTTTACAGCTGCTTCTTTTACCACGCCTAATGTTGATGCATTGCCAGCTGTTGCCCCTTTCGCGGTTGCTACATTCACTTTCCAATTGGTTTTGTTTGGGTCTGTTGGATCAATACTGGATGTTACCGTAGTGTTTTCTCCATCTACTAAACCAACTGTTTTTATAACCGCATTTAAATCGGTTTCGTTGATAATACGGTTCCATTTGTTATCCATCCAATAATAATATCCTCTTGATAAGGTGCCCGATGGATTGGTATTAAAAACCAATAACGACTCTACATTTCCGTTTGAAATGGTCATTGCATCTGTAATACTTTTTAAAGGCACACGCGGTATTAAAATACCTTTATTAGTAGCTGCTACTTCTAGTTGAGCAGATTTATTAGGACTTAAAGTTCCTATACCTACCTGTGCATATGTAGCTGCACTAAAAAGTAAAATTCCAATAAAAGGTAATCTGTTTTTCATCATTTTTATATTTTTTGTTAGATGAAATTTTTCATCATTTATTTTTAAACAGACTGATTTTTTGGTTGGAAAACCAGCCTGTTTATATATTATTCTTACATCTCCACGATAATAAACTCGGATCTACGGTTGGCTTGGTGTGCTTCTTCGCTACACTGCACTCCGTCGGCACATTCGTTGACTAATTGACGCTCGCCATAGCCTTTCGATGTTAATCGTGACGAACTGATACCTTGGTCAATCAACCATTCTCTGGTCGATTTTGCGCGGTTCTCAGACAATCTGTCGTTGTACTTGTGCGATGCACGGCTGTCGGTATGCGAACGGATGTCGATTTTCATCGTTGGATATTCTTCCAATACCGCCAATACTTTTGCCAGCTCTGCCGCTGCATCCGGACGGATGTTGTATTTGTCTAAATCAAAATAAATCGGATTCAGTTTTAATACTTTAAACAAGTCGTCGCCTACTTTTACAGGGGTTTTAGCTGGTTCCAAAACAATGGTGTGCTCGGTTACACCGCTTTCATTAGGCAGGCTCACTGCATCTTCTTTGGCTATGTAGCCTTCTTTTTCTGCTTTTAAGCGGTAGGTTTCCCCACATTTGAATTCGTTGTTGAACACATAACCGCCGTTTTGGTAGCGGTTGCTGTTTTCTAATTCGCCGTACAAATTGTTGTACAACGTTACGTTGGCATCGCTAATAATGTTGCGGGTTTTTGCATCGACTACTTTTAAAAGCAATTTTTGGATGCATTCTAGTTGCAACGGTTTGGTTTCATGGAAACTGTAAATATCGTCGTTGCCGTTGCCGCCCTCACGGTTGCTTGAAAAGAAGCCTTGTTTGGTGTTTGGGTCGATATAATACGCAAAATCATCTGCATTTCCGTTGATTGGTGCTCCTACGTTGTGGATTTCCCCAGGTTGGCTGTTTCTGTCTAATTTTGTGGCATATACATCAAGTCCGCCTAGTCCTACTCTACCGTCGCTTGAAAAATACAATTCCCCACTTTCGGTTACAAACGGAAAGGTTTCTCTGCCTTCGGTGTTGATCCCCTCACCCATGTTTACAGGTCCGCCAAAAGCTCCTGAGGGATGAATTGCTACCTGCCACAAATCCGATTCGCCGAAGCCTCCCGGACGGTCGCTCGCAAAATACATTGTGGCTTCGTCTGGGCTTAAGGTGGGGTGTGCCGTGTTGTAGCCGTCCATATTGAACGGTAACTCGGTTATGTGCTCCCATTTGCCATCCACGTTTTCTGCACGGTAGATTTTAAGCTTCGTGTTTTTGTCGGCATCGTATTTACGGGTATGGTTGATGTAGTTGTTGCGTGTGAAATACATCGTGTTGCCGTCTTTGGTGATTACCGCTGTGGATTCGTTAAGTGGTGATTTTACCTTTCCTTTCAATCGGGTTACTTTATCATCTTTGCTTGCCGTTTCGGCTACGCTGTACAAGCTGGTAAAGGCATCGCCTGTCCAGGTGTGTTCGCGTTTGTGCAAGCTGCCCGTGTCGCGCGCGCTGGTAAAGTACAATTGGTTGTTGTGTACATAGCTTCCGTAATCGGAATAAGGCGTGTTGATCTCCAAGTTCTTGATCTGGTCGTAGCGACCTGAATTGGCTTGTATCTGCTTTTTAAGCGCGGCTTCGTTCTGGCGGATTTTAGAACGTTGCGTGTGGCTGCCGGCTTTGTTTACAAACTGGTCGTAATAGCGCTTTGATTCGCTTTCTTTGCCCACGTGTTGCAAGGTTTGGGCGTAGCGGTAATAGTACTCGCTGCCAATGTTTTCGCTGCCAAATTCTTTGAACAAGCGTTCGTAGTGCTTTTGGGCTTCGCCATAGCGTG is from Paenimyroides aestuarii and encodes:
- a CDS encoding OmpA family protein — translated: MKKGIYRAALFTAFMLGNTGAQAQAGLNTADKDYNQWAYVDAISIYEKVANRGYAGKDVLEKLGNAYYFNARYGEAQKHYERLFKEFGSENIGSEYYYRYAQTLQHVGKESESKRYYDQFVNKAGSHTQRSKIRQNEAALKKQIQANSGRYDQIKNLEINTPYSDYGSYVHNNQLYFTSARDTGSLHKREHTWTGDAFTSLYSVAETASKDDKVTRLKGKVKSPLNESTAVITKDGNTMYFTRNNYINHTRKYDADKNTKLKIYRAENVDGKWEHITELPFNMDGYNTAHPTLSPDEATMYFASDRPGGFGESDLWQVAIHPSGAFGGPVNMGEGINTEGRETFPFVTESGELYFSSDGRVGLGGLDVYATKLDRNSQPGEIHNVGAPINGNADDFAYYIDPNTKQGFFSSNREGGNGNDDIYSFHETKPLQLECIQKLLLKVVDAKTRNIISDANVTLYNNLYGELENSNRYQNGGYVFNNEFKCGETYRLKAEKEGYIAKEDAVSLPNESGVTEHTIVLEPAKTPVKVGDDLFKVLKLNPIYFDLDKYNIRPDAAAELAKVLAVLEEYPTMKIDIRSHTDSRASHKYNDRLSENRAKSTREWLIDQGISSSRLTSKGYGERQLVNECADGVQCSEEAHQANRRSEFIIVEM
- a CDS encoding beta strand repeat-containing protein, giving the protein MKKLLLSACVAFAMLATTNTFAQQGFGTNIPDKSAAVDVVSSKRGMLIPRLNLVATDNQSPVTEIPAQSLLVYNQATAGAGATAVTPGFYYWDTNRWVRIVSTTSEKITKVVAGTNVQVDSSVSADGITTTYTVGVAEGTQGQVLVTVENPTTNELESKWVDASAFISGVNGITITPVTNPTTGAVTNEIGIGGTLTDTSGTEIVTDPTTGKTLAITGLEVLDTTGFDPATQNIMVMGTDGILKQVAPKTLIEDAIAADNLTAKELSSVGGIISLNGADTAIANSLLKDVELGVNNRSIGPEKLNPGAATVGQIATVVDNAGTTEVQYQNPSTAIGKTLTTDNIIGVGADNTAASNATANQLDGAVLTPTYLKIKDDAITAQQIAPDAVGASELADNSVASENIINGAVENADLAEGSVSANKMTSTVTDATGAVTATAPANTVPTANGTGGVTYQTIAAAAGEDLTTDGKIVVGDNTSNITSLENAVLVATRLSIKQGSIGNVELTDGAVTADKMQSKDAATGANVDAGMIPTADGSGGVSYETVADAAGKTLTGSGITVTAGTTVGTDTSVAKSVLADVTLGIADNAITSEKILNGTIEAEDIQAPGSTTNTGGTVNQVMVTNSNGEVAWINQSALANKDNYIFEAPLAKDAGTANANGGTDYEVSIATASATSLGVVKQSAATGEEITIAADGSLSVNESNVVLSGDVTGPLNDTNVAAIQGTAVSATAPTANQVMTFNNTTNEWTPTAPTSLVLVDNGISKATDGDIILGGTLNEAATVIKTAGASNTLAVEGLIVPTAASEVMYAEGATGVLRKAVRSIAVDVTASQTVTAIAGYNSFVQEITISATIGASEDIDITLPTPSADNKGQVVNVKIANTSEPDYYLNIRETGGTTLTYGSLPYQGWIVKSNGTAWEVVGRN